A genome region from Cetobacterium sp. ZOR0034 includes the following:
- the dapA gene encoding 4-hydroxy-tetrahydrodipicolinate synthase, whose amino-acid sequence MFKGSGVALITPFNEDMSVNYLEISKLVEYHCANSTDALIILGTTGEASTLTDDEKIKIVETVLDVNKKRLPIIVGAGSNNTKQAIEMSKKYESMGVDGLLLVTPYYNKGNEDGIYKHFISIAEFVDLPIMLYNVPGRTGVNLSLGLLKKLAKQKNIVAIKEASGDISYACEIARLVPELEIYSGNDDMTVPLMSIGAVGTVSVLANIEPKVVHNMVYSYLNGDVNEARRLQLKYNGLVKSLFVEVNPIPVKKAMNLLGMNVGGCRLPLGELEQKSIDILKKELAEVGEEI is encoded by the coding sequence ATGTTTAAAGGATCAGGAGTAGCACTTATTACACCATTTAATGAAGATATGAGTGTAAATTATTTAGAGATATCAAAATTAGTAGAATATCATTGTGCAAATAGCACAGATGCTCTAATAATATTAGGAACAACAGGAGAAGCGAGTACACTAACAGATGATGAAAAAATAAAAATTGTTGAAACTGTTTTAGATGTAAATAAAAAAAGGCTACCTATAATTGTTGGTGCAGGTAGTAATAATACAAAGCAAGCGATTGAAATGTCTAAAAAATATGAAAGTATGGGAGTTGATGGCTTATTATTAGTAACTCCTTATTATAATAAAGGAAATGAAGATGGAATCTATAAGCATTTTATATCAATAGCGGAATTTGTTGATTTACCAATTATGCTTTATAACGTACCTGGAAGAACAGGAGTTAATCTATCTTTAGGATTATTAAAAAAATTAGCAAAACAAAAAAATATAGTAGCAATAAAGGAAGCTAGTGGAGACATATCATATGCATGTGAAATTGCAAGATTAGTTCCTGAATTAGAGATATATTCAGGGAATGACGATATGACGGTTCCTTTAATGTCGATAGGTGCAGTAGGAACAGTTTCTGTTTTAGCAAATATAGAGCCTAAAGTGGTTCATAATATGGTTTATAGCTATTTAAATGGAGATGTAAACGAAGCTAGAAGACTTCAGTTGAAATATAATGGATTAGTAAAATCACTATTTGTAGAAGTTAATCCAATTCCAGTGAAAAAAGCTATGAACCTTTTAGGTATGAATGTTGGTGGATGTCGTTTACCGTTAGGAGAGTTAGAACAAAAGAGTATAGATATACTGAAAAAAGAGCTAGCAGAAGTGGGTGAAGAGATTTGA